The genome window GCTAAATTTCTACCAACAAATTCCATAAAACTATGCTCAAACAATCCTGCGATAATTGCAAGTAAAGCCAAAGGACTCATTGCAAGTAAAGCAATCTTACTAGCTTCATGAGGGTGCTCTTCGTGTCTTTTTGGAGTAAAAAACACTAACATCAAAAGTCTAAAACTATAAAAAGCTGTCATAAAAGCAGCGATTAAAAGCGCTAAGAAAATTCCGTGATGATGACTAATAAAAGCAAAACCTAATATCAAATCTTTAGAGAAAAAACCTGCAAATGGATAAATTCCTGCCAAAGCTAAAGAGCCTATCAGCATTAAAATCGCACTAGCACGCATGCTTTTATAAAGACCGCCCATTTTGCTAATATCAAGCTTATCATTCATCGCATGCATTACATTTCCTGCACCTAAGAATAACAAAGATTTAAAAAACGCGTGCGTTGCCAAGTGAAACAAAGCTATTGCGTACGCTCCAAGACCTGCCGCTACAAACATATAGCCAAGTTGCGAAAGTGTTGAATAAGCAATAATTCTTTTTAAATCTTTAGCTACCATAGCCATTGAAGCAGCAAAAAGTGCCACAAAAGCTCCTAATATAGCAACAAAATACCCCACCTCAGGAACTTGCAAGTAAAGCTCTCCTGCACGAATTACCAAATAAACCCCAGCAGTAACCATGGTTGCAGCATGAATTAGCGCAGATACTGGAGTAGGTCCCGCCATTGCATCAGCAAGCCAGGTGTGAAAAGGAAATTGTGCGGATTTACCCATAGCACCAACAAACAATAAAATCGCAATCAAAATTAAAATCGTATTGTCTTCATGTCCTAGCGATAAAAGCGCAAAAAACTCATCATACTTTAAAGAATTAAATTCGATATAAATTAAGAAAATTCCCAAAAGCAAAGCTAAATCAGCTATACGGTTCATGATAAAGGCTTCATTTGCGGCAAAAGTGTATTTTTCATTGTGATACCAAAACCCTATCAAAAGCCACGAACAAAGTCCAACACCTTCCCATCCTATAAAAAGACCTAAGAAATTATCGCTCATGATCAAAAACATCATTGAAAATACAAAAAGCCCTAGGTAACTAAAATAACGATTATATCCCTCATCATGCTCCATGTAAAAGATGCTATATAAATGCACAAAAGTTGCAACTATACTAACCACACACATCATGATCAAGGTAATAGAGTCTATTTTAAATCCAAAATTCACATCTACTAAAGATATCCATGTACCAAGCTCGAAGTTAAAATGTATTCCTTTGCTTAATAAAACGAGTGAGGAGATAGCTGAAAAAGCGATCAATAATGAAGCTATATAACCTAAAATAATCCTTTTGCCACTAAAAGCAAAAATACCTAAAATAACCGCTGAAACCAAAGGTGAAAACAGCGCCACCAAAGCTAGATTTTGCATTTTGTTTCTCCTTTTTCAGCTAAAGAGCTAAGCTCTAATGTTCCTGTTTTTCTATACCATAAAACACAAAGCGCTATCCCAACTGCAACCTCACAAGCTGCAACCCCCATAACAAATAAAGCAAAAATCTGCCCCTCGATATCATTATGCGAAGCACCTGCTGTAACTAAAGCTAAATTAGCAGCATTTAATAAAATTTCACTTGAAATAAAAAGCATAATTAAATTTTGGCGTTTGATAATGCCTATTAGACCAATGATAAACATCAAAATAGCCACAATGTAGTATTTTTCTAACATCATTGCTCATCCTTTTTTATATTTTTTTGAGTTAGTGCTATAGCGCACACCAAAGCTATCAAAAGTAAAATAGCCATAAATTCAAAAGCAAGCATATATTTTGTAAACAAAGCAAAGCCAATTTGCTCGGTAGAACTAAGATCATAAGTTTGAGTGTTTTCATTTAAGCCAAAATTATACCCCATGATGATACTAATCAACAAAACTGCACTAAAAATTACAGCAAAAATAAACACTCTTTTGCCTTTTAGACTTTCTTTTACTTTAATCGAAGCATCAAAAAACATCATCGCAAAACTATAAAGCCCTAAAATAGCTCCACTATAAACGATAATCTGAATCGCTCCAATAAATTCGGCATTCAGTAAAAAATAAAATCCGCTTAAAAAAACCATCGCAGCCGCTAAAGAACTAATAGCATAAAGCACGCTTGTGCTTAAAACACTAATCAAGAAAAATCCCAACACCAAAACACTTAATATACAAAAAGCTATGATTTCAAACATTTTCTTCCTTTGGAGCATCTTGTTGTCTTTGCAAATCTATCTCATAATAATTTGGGGTTTTCTTTACTAAAGTATCAGCATCTTTTCTAAGACTACCACTACCTTCAAAAACAACTTGATTTTTAAGCTCATCAATAGGGGTTAAAAAGTCTTGTTTTTGACCAAAATAAGATCTTTGCTCGGCTGCATTTTCATACTCTTTACCATGTACAATAGCCAATTCAGGACAAACATCAGCACAAAAACCACAATAAATACAACGTCCTAGGTTGATACTATAATTTTCAACCTTTTTACGACCATCTTCACTTAAGCTTGTTTCCATTCTAATACAATTACTAATGCAAATTTTTTCACACAAGCCACAACCAATACAACATTCATTTTCACTTTCAATAAAACGCATTAAACGATGTACAGCGCGGTAACGATTATCTAATGAAACTTTTTCCATAGGATATTTAATTGTCGCGCTATTATTTTTCTTCAACATTTCTCTTAAAACTACAAATAACCCCACAAAAAGTTCTGTATTTAGCGAACGCTTAATTACTTGCATCAGCTTTTCATAAGCAGTTTGTGGATTTTTACGTTCAAAATCTACTTTAAAATAACCCTTTTTCATTGTTTTTCCTTATATCACAAGCACTAAAGCGCTAATTAATAAATTTAAAACCGCCAAAGGTATTAAAATCAAATAGCACATTCTCATCACTTGGTCAGGGCGTAGTTGAGGAAATGCCCCTCTAGCCCAAAAATACCAAAAGAACACAAAAGAAACCTTCAAAAGCATCATGATAGCTCCTGGTATAATCCAAAAGTCATTAAATCCACCTAAAAATAAAAGCGATATCATGATTGCGCCCGTAATCATAGCAGTATATTCACCAATAAAAAACATACCCCATCTAAGACCGCTATATTCAGTACCATATCCTGAAACAAGCTCGGTTTCATTTTCACTTAAACATAGCGGGGTTCTATTGGTTTCTATGAAAATAGCTATAACAAATAAAACAAAAGCAAGAGGCTGTTTAAAAATAAGCCAAGAAAGTATACCATCGCTTTGATAGTTATTAATATCCACCAAAGATAAGGATCCAACAAGCATTACCACGCACACCAAAGAAAGCCCCGCAACACTCTCATAAGAAATGATGGACACAAGTCCTCTAGCACCACCTAGCAACGACCATTTATTATTACTTGCCAAACCGCCTAAAAAAATCGCATAAAAGCTAACTCCCCCCATGCCTATAACAAAAAGCAAAGCAACATTAATATCAGCAATAATAGGGCGAATAACTCTACCAAATAAAGTAAATTCAGGAAAAATAGGGATAGCTGCGATTGCTACAAAAGCACAAATTGCTGCAATCAATGGAGCGATCAAAAATACCACTTTTTGGGCATAAGTTGGAACAATATCTTCTTTGGTAAAAAGCTTAATCATATCAGCAACCACTTGAAGCAAACCAAAAGGACCTACCATATCAGGCCCTAAACGACGATGAAACAAAGCCAAAGCTTTTCTTTCAAGATAAGTTGCCAAACCCGCCAAAGTAGCAAAAATAGCTATAACAAGCACACATTTAACAATCGTTTCTATAATAAAAAAAGTAATATCACTCATATTTTAGCTCCTGCTTTTTCAAGCCAAACTTTCACATATCGCGCATGCTTAAATAAAGATTTATAATCAATCTTACTATCATAGTCTCCTAAGTATGCAGCATTTTCTAGCAATTCATCACACTTGACACTAATAGCAACTTGAGTTTTTTCATTTTTCAAAATCACACTATCATTTTGACTTAGTTCAAATTTTTGCATTAAATCAG of Campylobacter sp. 2014D-0216 contains these proteins:
- the nuoI gene encoding NADH-quinone oxidoreductase subunit NuoI, which codes for MKKGYFKVDFERKNPQTAYEKLMQVIKRSLNTELFVGLFVVLREMLKKNNSATIKYPMEKVSLDNRYRAVHRLMRFIESENECCIGCGLCEKICISNCIRMETSLSEDGRKKVENYSINLGRCIYCGFCADVCPELAIVHGKEYENAAEQRSYFGQKQDFLTPIDELKNQVVFEGSGSLRKDADTLVKKTPNYYEIDLQRQQDAPKEENV
- a CDS encoding NADH-quinone oxidoreductase subunit J, whose amino-acid sequence is MFEIIAFCILSVLVLGFFLISVLSTSVLYAISSLAAAMVFLSGFYFLLNAEFIGAIQIIVYSGAILGLYSFAMMFFDASIKVKESLKGKRVFIFAVIFSAVLLISIIMGYNFGLNENTQTYDLSSTEQIGFALFTKYMLAFEFMAILLLIALVCAIALTQKNIKKDEQ
- the nuoK gene encoding NADH-quinone oxidoreductase subunit NuoK — encoded protein: MLEKYYIVAILMFIIGLIGIIKRQNLIMLFISSEILLNAANLALVTAGASHNDIEGQIFALFVMGVAACEVAVGIALCVLWYRKTGTLELSSLAEKGETKCKI
- the nuoH gene encoding NADH-quinone oxidoreductase subunit NuoH, yielding MSDITFFIIETIVKCVLVIAIFATLAGLATYLERKALALFHRRLGPDMVGPFGLLQVVADMIKLFTKEDIVPTYAQKVVFLIAPLIAAICAFVAIAAIPIFPEFTLFGRVIRPIIADINVALLFVIGMGGVSFYAIFLGGLASNNKWSLLGGARGLVSIISYESVAGLSLVCVVMLVGSLSLVDINNYQSDGILSWLIFKQPLAFVLFVIAIFIETNRTPLCLSENETELVSGYGTEYSGLRWGMFFIGEYTAMITGAIMISLLFLGGFNDFWIIPGAIMMLLKVSFVFFWYFWARGAFPQLRPDQVMRMCYLILIPLAVLNLLISALVLVI
- the nuoL gene encoding NADH-quinone oxidoreductase subunit L; protein product: MQNLALVALFSPLVSAVILGIFAFSGKRIILGYIASLLIAFSAISSLVLLSKGIHFNFELGTWISLVDVNFGFKIDSITLIMMCVVSIVATFVHLYSIFYMEHDEGYNRYFSYLGLFVFSMMFLIMSDNFLGLFIGWEGVGLCSWLLIGFWYHNEKYTFAANEAFIMNRIADLALLLGIFLIYIEFNSLKYDEFFALLSLGHEDNTILILIAILLFVGAMGKSAQFPFHTWLADAMAGPTPVSALIHAATMVTAGVYLVIRAGELYLQVPEVGYFVAILGAFVALFAASMAMVAKDLKRIIAYSTLSQLGYMFVAAGLGAYAIALFHLATHAFFKSLLFLGAGNVMHAMNDKLDISKMGGLYKSMRASAILMLIGSLALAGIYPFAGFFSKDLILGFAFISHHHGIFLALLIAAFMTAFYSFRLLMLVFFTPKRHEEHPHEASKIALLAMSPLALLAIIAGLFEHSFMEFVGRNLAFIDGQNPLVMVLASAAAILGVLLAIIAYWKDWFKPSLSKTSIYKLLSNEYYIPKFYHQFVVDKYALFCEFLRKSDKEILDTLVNSIAFFLRSFARFLSVGKDYSLVLRISILAFVCLFCLALAV